From Streptomyces sp. TLI_105, the proteins below share one genomic window:
- a CDS encoding class E sortase gives MARARNRIAGLISLLGELLITAGLVLGLFVVYSLWWTNVLADRAADKDGAQVRDQWADGPGALDTKDGIGFLHVPAMKNGEVLVKQGTGTDVLNHGVAGYYTEPVKSGLPQDKQGNFTLAAHRDGHGAKFHNIHQLKTGDAIVFETKDTWYVYKVYKTLPETTKYNVDVLQPVPKESGKSKPGRYITLTTCTPMYTSDYRYIVWGELERTEKVDRDRTPPAELR, from the coding sequence GTGGCACGCGCGCGCAACCGGATCGCCGGGCTCATCAGCCTCCTCGGCGAACTCCTCATCACGGCGGGCCTGGTGCTCGGCCTCTTCGTCGTCTACTCCCTGTGGTGGACCAACGTCCTCGCCGACCGCGCCGCCGACAAGGACGGCGCCCAGGTCCGCGACCAGTGGGCCGACGGGCCCGGCGCGCTGGACACCAAGGACGGCATCGGCTTCCTCCACGTACCCGCCATGAAGAACGGCGAGGTCCTGGTGAAGCAGGGCACCGGCACCGACGTCCTCAACCACGGCGTCGCCGGCTACTACACCGAGCCGGTCAAGTCCGGGCTCCCGCAGGACAAGCAGGGCAACTTCACGCTCGCCGCCCACCGGGACGGGCACGGCGCCAAGTTCCACAACATCCACCAGTTGAAGACCGGGGACGCGATCGTCTTCGAGACCAAGGACACCTGGTACGTCTACAAGGTCTACAAGACCCTGCCCGAGACCACGAAGTACAACGTGGACGTCCTCCAGCCCGTCCCCAAGGAATCGGGGAAGTCCAAGCCGGGCCGCTACATCACGCTGACCACCTGCACCCCCATGTACACCTCGGACTACCGCTACATCGTCTGGGGCGAACTGGAGCGCACGGAGAAGGTCGACCGCGACCGGACCCCTCCGGCGGAGCTGCGCTGA
- a CDS encoding acyltransferase: protein MNQLSPELLKARIPQPEPQIAPSPGTKRLPRLHALDGLRLGAALMVVMYHYTARGGGWPTPVRGIFPETFRISAYGYLGVQLFFIISGFVVCMSAWNRPVKAFFVSRVIRLYPAYWFAVIATSVTIMVIPGGARHLPWHDILTNLTMLQQPLRVPHVDGVYWTLFTELRFYLLFALVAWWGLTYKRVLLFCCVWGAATILVAKQPPGPLRLLLIPEYSWFFIAGMAFYLMYRFRPNLMLFGIVGVSFCASLAPTMEEFEHLTPFLGKRAAWPVIVLIAAFFGVMALIATGKLSRIQWKWLPVAGALTYPVYLLHEVIGWEFFSYFAPRELVSPWTLLGLVLLGVLVLSYLVNKLVEKPLSAYLKRHLAQL from the coding sequence TTGAACCAGCTGTCACCCGAGCTGCTCAAGGCCCGAATACCGCAGCCCGAGCCCCAGATCGCGCCGAGCCCGGGGACGAAGCGCCTCCCGCGGCTCCACGCGCTCGACGGGCTCAGGCTGGGAGCGGCGCTCATGGTGGTCATGTACCACTACACGGCCCGCGGCGGTGGCTGGCCGACGCCGGTGAGGGGGATATTCCCGGAGACCTTCCGAATATCGGCGTACGGCTATCTCGGTGTCCAGCTCTTCTTCATCATCAGCGGCTTCGTCGTCTGCATGAGCGCGTGGAACCGTCCCGTGAAGGCGTTCTTCGTCTCGCGGGTGATCCGGCTCTATCCGGCCTACTGGTTCGCGGTCATCGCGACCAGCGTCACCATCATGGTCATTCCCGGTGGCGCCCGTCACCTCCCGTGGCACGACATCCTGACGAACCTGACGATGCTTCAGCAGCCCCTCAGGGTGCCGCACGTCGACGGCGTCTACTGGACGCTCTTCACGGAGCTCCGCTTCTACCTCCTCTTCGCCCTGGTGGCCTGGTGGGGCCTGACCTACAAGCGGGTCCTGCTCTTCTGCTGCGTCTGGGGCGCGGCCACCATCCTCGTCGCCAAGCAGCCGCCCGGACCGCTGCGCCTGCTGCTGATCCCCGAGTACAGCTGGTTCTTCATCGCCGGAATGGCGTTCTACCTGATGTACCGGTTCCGTCCGAACCTGATGCTCTTCGGCATCGTCGGCGTCTCCTTCTGCGCCTCCCTCGCCCCCACCATGGAGGAGTTCGAGCACCTCACGCCCTTCCTCGGCAAGCGTGCCGCGTGGCCCGTGATCGTGCTGATCGCCGCGTTCTTCGGGGTCATGGCGCTCATCGCCACCGGCAAGCTCTCCCGGATCCAGTGGAAGTGGCTGCCGGTCGCGGGCGCGCTGACCTACCCGGTGTACCTGCTGCACGAGGTGATCGGCTGGGAGTTCTTCAGTTACTTCGCGCCGCGCGAGCTCGTCTCCCCGTGGACGCTCCTCGGCCTGGTGCTCCTCGGGGTGCTGGTGCTGTCGTACCTGGTGAACAAGCTCGTCGAGAAGCCGCTGAGCGCCTATCTCAAGCGCCACCTCGCCCAGCTCTGA
- a CDS encoding class E sortase — translation MTVRLVVRSLSELCITAGALVVLFVAYLLYWTGVQADSAGAAQIDTLQREWASTPVAAAPAPARVPAPYVTGKGFAVMYVPRFGRDWEWPVLEGTGPDVLKRGLGHYTRTAPLGGTGNFAVAGHRRTHGDPFKDFPRLRPGDAIVLTDGTTWFTYRIDRGPYRTVPGDTAVVDPVPEKSGFDGPGRYLTLTTCDPEWGSSHRLIVWAHLDATRPVTDGRPQASGS, via the coding sequence GTGACGGTACGACTGGTCGTACGGAGCCTCAGCGAGCTGTGCATCACCGCCGGCGCCCTGGTCGTCCTCTTCGTCGCCTACCTCCTCTACTGGACCGGCGTCCAGGCCGACAGCGCCGGCGCCGCCCAGATCGACACCCTCCAGCGGGAGTGGGCGAGCACACCCGTCGCCGCCGCACCCGCCCCCGCGCGCGTACCGGCGCCGTACGTCACCGGCAAGGGCTTCGCCGTCATGTACGTCCCCCGGTTCGGCCGCGACTGGGAATGGCCCGTCCTCGAAGGCACCGGGCCCGACGTCCTGAAGCGGGGCCTCGGCCACTACACCCGCACCGCCCCGCTCGGAGGCACCGGGAACTTCGCCGTCGCCGGCCACCGCCGGACCCACGGCGACCCCTTCAAGGACTTCCCGCGGCTGCGCCCCGGCGACGCGATCGTCCTCACCGACGGCACGACCTGGTTCACCTACCGGATCGACCGCGGCCCCTACCGGACCGTCCCCGGCGACACCGCCGTCGTCGATCCCGTACCCGAGAAGTCCGGCTTCGACGGTCCCGGGCGCTATCTCACCCTCACCACCTGCGACCCCGAATGGGGCAGCAGCCACCGGCTGATCGTCTGGGCGCACCTCGACGCCACCCGCCCGGTGACCGACGGTCGTCCACAGGCTTCGGGCAGCTGA
- the crgA gene encoding cell division protein CrgA has translation MPKSRIRKKADFTPPPVKATNIKLTNRSWVAPVMLALFAIGLVWIVVFYVTDGSMPVESIRNWNIVVGFGFIAAGFGVSTQWK, from the coding sequence GTGCCGAAGTCACGGATCCGCAAGAAGGCCGACTTCACGCCTCCGCCCGTCAAGGCCACCAATATCAAGCTGACCAACCGCAGCTGGGTGGCGCCCGTGATGCTGGCGCTGTTCGCCATCGGGCTGGTGTGGATCGTGGTCTTCTACGTCACCGACGGCTCCATGCCGGTCGAGTCGATCCGGAACTGGAACATCGTGGTGGGCTTCGGCTTCATCGCGGCCGGCTTCGGCGTCTCCACGCAGTGGAAGTAG
- a CDS encoding class E sortase, whose amino-acid sequence MTTGSPWFRPSNGPEPEPIPGDSYAPAAEPYAPNTESYAPNASSPEPYAAAEPYAPNAEPYAPAAESYAQSAEPYAPATESYAPAVEPYVPTEPYAPAAQPYTYEEPVPRGAVAQEDPYEPSYGPYEAEEPPVAPPDETMPLRAVEDPAEPPSSGPGRAERRRAAKGGRGRNRGAAPASAAPAAAEGRPLSRVEARRAARAAKESVGVVASRVVGELFITFGVVMLLFVTYQLWWTNVRAGQETDRAKAQIEDTWAKGDDEKPEAFEPGKGFAIMYIPKLDVVVPIAEGTSKTDVLDKGMVGHYGEGKLKTAMPADKQGNFAVAGHRNTHGEPFRYINQLKPGDPIVVETQSAYYTYEMASILPQTSPSNVSVIEPVPKQSGFKGPGRYITLTTCTPEFTSTYRMIVWGKLVDERPRSKGKPEALVG is encoded by the coding sequence GTGACGACGGGCTCACCGTGGTTCCGGCCGTCGAACGGTCCGGAGCCGGAGCCGATACCCGGGGACTCTTACGCGCCCGCCGCCGAACCGTACGCGCCGAACACCGAGTCGTACGCGCCGAACGCGTCGAGCCCCGAGCCGTACGCGGCCGCCGAACCGTACGCGCCGAACGCCGAACCGTACGCCCCGGCTGCCGAGTCGTACGCGCAGTCCGCCGAACCGTACGCGCCCGCCACCGAGTCGTACGCGCCCGCCGTCGAACCGTACGTCCCCACCGAGCCGTACGCGCCCGCTGCCCAGCCGTACACGTACGAGGAGCCGGTGCCCCGCGGGGCCGTCGCCCAGGAGGACCCCTACGAGCCCTCGTACGGGCCGTACGAGGCGGAAGAGCCCCCGGTGGCCCCGCCGGACGAGACGATGCCCCTGCGGGCCGTGGAGGACCCCGCCGAGCCGCCGTCCTCGGGGCCCGGGCGGGCCGAGCGCCGGCGCGCCGCCAAGGGCGGCCGGGGCAGGAACCGGGGCGCCGCCCCCGCGAGCGCCGCTCCGGCCGCCGCCGAAGGACGCCCCCTCTCCCGCGTGGAGGCCCGGCGGGCCGCCCGCGCCGCCAAGGAGAGCGTCGGCGTCGTCGCCAGCCGGGTCGTCGGAGAGCTCTTCATCACCTTCGGCGTCGTCATGCTCCTCTTCGTCACCTACCAGCTGTGGTGGACGAACGTCCGGGCCGGTCAGGAGACCGACCGGGCCAAGGCCCAGATCGAGGACACCTGGGCCAAGGGCGACGACGAGAAGCCCGAGGCCTTCGAGCCCGGCAAGGGCTTCGCCATCATGTACATCCCCAAGCTGGACGTCGTCGTCCCCATCGCCGAGGGCACCAGCAAGACCGACGTCCTCGACAAGGGCATGGTCGGCCACTACGGCGAGGGCAAGCTCAAGACGGCCATGCCGGCCGACAAGCAGGGCAACTTCGCGGTGGCCGGCCACCGCAACACCCATGGCGAGCCGTTCCGTTACATCAACCAGCTGAAGCCCGGGGACCCGATCGTCGTCGAGACGCAGAGCGCGTACTACACGTACGAGATGGCCAGCATCCTGCCGCAGACCTCGCCCTCCAACGTCTCGGTGATCGAACCCGTACCGAAGCAGTCCGGCTTCAAGGGCCCCGGCCGGTACATCACATTGACCACCTGCACACCGGAGTTCACCAGCACGTACCGCATGATCGTGTGGGGCAAGCTGGTCGACGAACGCCCGCGCAGCAAGGGAAAGCCGGAAGCGCTCGTAGGCTGA
- a CDS encoding aminodeoxychorismate/anthranilate synthase component II, protein MSARILVVDNYDSFVFNLVQYLYQLGAECEVLRNDEVELSHAQDGFDGVLLSPGPGAPEQAGVCIDMVRHCADTGVPVFGVCLGMQSMAVAYGGVVDRAPELLHGKTSLVTHEGQGVFAGLPSPFTATRYHSLAAEPAALPAELEVTARTEDGIIMGLRHRELPVEGVQFHPESVLTEHGHLMLANWLEQCGDKGAVGRSAGLAPVVGKAVA, encoded by the coding sequence GTGAGCGCGCGAATTCTCGTCGTCGACAACTACGACAGCTTCGTCTTCAACCTCGTTCAGTACCTCTACCAGCTCGGCGCCGAGTGCGAAGTCCTCCGCAACGACGAGGTCGAGCTGAGCCACGCCCAGGACGGCTTCGACGGCGTCCTGCTCTCTCCCGGGCCCGGCGCGCCCGAGCAGGCCGGGGTCTGCATCGACATGGTCCGGCACTGCGCCGACACCGGTGTGCCCGTCTTCGGCGTCTGCCTCGGCATGCAGTCGATGGCCGTGGCCTACGGCGGCGTCGTCGACCGCGCGCCCGAGCTGTTGCACGGCAAGACCTCGCTCGTCACGCACGAGGGCCAGGGCGTCTTCGCCGGTCTGCCCTCGCCGTTCACCGCGACCCGCTACCACTCGCTGGCCGCCGAGCCCGCCGCCCTGCCGGCCGAGCTGGAGGTCACGGCGCGGACCGAGGACGGCATCATCATGGGGCTGCGCCACCGTGAACTGCCCGTCGAGGGGGTGCAGTTCCACCCCGAGTCGGTCCTCACCGAGCACGGGCACCTGATGCTGGCCAACTGGCTGGAGCAGTGCGGCGACAAGGGGGCGGTGGGCCGGTCGGCGGGGCTCGCTCCGGTGGTGGGCAAGGCCGTCGCGTGA
- a CDS encoding DUF881 domain-containing protein: MSNSADTPEGPGRTTRWRPVRALTLAVFALAGLIFVTSFNTAKGTNLRTDASLLRLSDLIEERSHKNAGLDESTAALRTQVDSLAARDDGSTRAEDEKLDALEAKAGTTEVSGSGLTVTLDDAPPNAQAAPGYPEPQANDLVIHQQDLQAVVNALWHGGAEGIRVMDQRLISTSAVRCVGNTLILQGRVYSPPYKITAVGDRGKLTKALADSPALQNYQLYVKAYGLGWKVDEHRAVTLPGYSGTVDLHYAKPVS; the protein is encoded by the coding sequence TTGAGCAATTCCGCCGACACTCCCGAAGGGCCGGGCCGCACCACGAGGTGGCGCCCCGTCCGGGCGCTCACCCTTGCCGTCTTCGCCCTCGCCGGACTGATCTTCGTCACGAGCTTCAACACCGCCAAGGGCACCAACCTCCGGACGGACGCCTCGCTCCTGAGGCTCTCCGACCTCATCGAGGAACGCAGCCACAAGAACGCCGGCCTCGACGAGTCCACCGCGGCCCTCCGCACCCAGGTCGACTCCCTCGCCGCCCGCGACGACGGCTCCACGCGCGCGGAGGACGAGAAGCTCGACGCGCTCGAGGCGAAGGCCGGGACCACCGAGGTCTCCGGCTCCGGCCTCACCGTCACCCTCGACGACGCCCCGCCGAACGCCCAGGCCGCCCCCGGCTACCCCGAACCGCAGGCCAACGACCTCGTCATCCACCAGCAGGACCTCCAAGCCGTCGTCAACGCCCTGTGGCACGGCGGCGCCGAAGGCATCCGGGTCATGGACCAGCGGCTCATCTCCACCAGCGCCGTGCGCTGCGTCGGCAACACCCTGATCCTCCAGGGCCGCGTCTACTCCCCGCCGTACAAGATCACCGCCGTCGGTGACCGGGGGAAGCTGACCAAGGCCCTCGCCGACTCCCCCGCGCTCCAGAACTACCAGCTGTACGTCAAGGCGTACGGACTCGGCTGGAAAGTCGACGAGCACAGGGCGGTGACTCTTCCCGGCTACTCGGGCACAGTGGACCTCCACTACGCGAAGCCGGTGAGCTGA
- a CDS encoding DUF6344 domain-containing protein, with protein sequence MATAKVKQFWTAFISVLFALLASVGLASTAAAAGQPSVQQPEEPAAPAAVPAATAVERALAPVPAQRARRWPLVGDRSLPPTIKQRIAAEAHGSSPSARQRSSSTAGVESDPVALTELALAAAA encoded by the coding sequence ATGGCCACCGCCAAGGTCAAGCAGTTCTGGACCGCCTTCATCTCCGTCCTCTTCGCCCTCCTCGCCTCCGTCGGCCTGGCGAGCACCGCCGCCGCGGCCGGGCAGCCCTCCGTCCAGCAGCCCGAGGAGCCGGCCGCCCCCGCCGCCGTCCCCGCCGCCACCGCCGTGGAGCGCGCGCTCGCCCCCGTACCGGCACAGCGGGCGCGCCGGTGGCCGCTCGTCGGGGACCGCTCCCTGCCGCCCACCATCAAGCAGCGCATCGCCGCAGAGGCCCACGGTTCCTCCCCTTCCGCGCGCCAGCGGTCCTCGTCGACCGCCGGGGTCGAGAGCGACCCGGTCGCACTGACGGAGCTCGCGCTCGCCGCGGCGGCGTAG
- a CDS encoding serine/threonine-protein kinase: MGEVFAGRYELIDPIGRGGAGAVWRAWDHRRRRYVAAKVLLQSDAHTLLRFVREQALRIDHPHVLAPASWAADDDKVLFTMDLVAGGSLAHVIGDYGPLPPRFVCTLLDQLLSGLATVHAEGVVHRDIKPANILMEVTGTGRPHLRLSDFGISMRKGEPRLTETDYVVGTPGYFAPEQLLGAEPDFTADLFAVGLVALYLLKGRKPDSRTLVEHFLAHGTPGAPEGVPEPLWQVLAGLLQPDPQARFRTATGARKALSAAVEMLPEPRPDEEPVEILDQLGPLPSGFGPEGPTGPMGPRDSAHPTGPTASTSPAGSTSPAGPTEPPRPAATGLAAPAAAPVPVPAQGPPVQPPQSQPYPSYRPTAQAPATPPPGPSETGSFHLPPPVPHPAPASAFEQVTAPAAPYGQAPAHPYAPGHPYAPHPDRAPAPLAPVRRPGPPPKVAVPVLLVALVCLAVGFWALAQV, encoded by the coding sequence ATGGGTGAGGTCTTCGCTGGTCGGTACGAGCTGATCGACCCGATCGGGCGCGGCGGGGCGGGCGCCGTGTGGCGTGCCTGGGACCACCGGCGCCGCCGCTACGTGGCGGCCAAGGTGCTCCTGCAGAGCGACGCGCACACGCTGCTCCGCTTCGTCCGCGAGCAGGCGCTGCGGATCGACCATCCGCACGTCCTCGCCCCGGCCAGCTGGGCCGCCGACGACGACAAGGTCCTCTTCACCATGGACCTGGTGGCCGGCGGCTCGCTGGCCCACGTCATCGGGGACTACGGCCCGCTGCCGCCCCGCTTCGTCTGCACGCTGCTCGACCAGCTGCTCTCGGGCCTGGCCACGGTGCACGCCGAGGGGGTCGTGCACCGTGACATCAAGCCCGCCAACATCCTCATGGAGGTCACGGGCACCGGGCGGCCGCACCTGCGGCTGTCCGACTTCGGCATCTCCATGCGCAAGGGCGAACCCCGCCTCACCGAGACCGACTACGTGGTGGGGACGCCCGGCTACTTCGCGCCGGAGCAGCTCCTCGGCGCCGAGCCGGACTTCACCGCCGACCTGTTCGCCGTCGGACTGGTCGCGCTCTATCTGCTCAAGGGCCGCAAGCCGGACTCCCGGACGCTGGTCGAGCACTTCCTCGCGCACGGCACTCCGGGCGCCCCCGAGGGCGTCCCGGAGCCCTTGTGGCAGGTGCTCGCCGGGCTGCTCCAGCCCGATCCCCAGGCACGGTTCCGGACGGCCACGGGAGCGCGGAAGGCGCTGAGCGCCGCGGTGGAGATGCTGCCCGAGCCGCGCCCCGACGAGGAGCCGGTGGAGATCCTCGACCAACTCGGCCCCCTCCCGTCCGGATTCGGCCCAGAAGGCCCCACAGGACCCATGGGCCCCAGGGACTCTGCACACCCCACGGGCCCCACGGCGTCCACAAGCCCCGCCGGATCCACAAGCCCCGCAGGGCCCACGGAGCCCCCGCGCCCCGCCGCCACGGGCCTCGCCGCACCTGCGGCCGCTCCCGTGCCCGTACCGGCCCAGGGACCGCCCGTACAGCCGCCGCAGTCCCAGCCGTACCCGTCGTACCGGCCCACCGCCCAGGCCCCGGCGACCCCGCCGCCCGGGCCCTCCGAGACGGGCAGCTTCCATCTGCCTCCGCCGGTCCCGCACCCGGCCCCGGCCTCAGCCTTCGAGCAGGTGACCGCCCCCGCGGCGCCGTACGGGCAGGCTCCCGCCCATCCGTACGCCCCCGGCCACCCGTACGCCCCTCACCCCGACCGGGCTCCCGCGCCGCTCGCCCCCGTACGCCGACCGGGACCGCCCCCGAAGGTGGCGGTCCCGGTGCTCCTGGTCGCGCTGGTGTGCCTCGCGGTCGGCTTCTGGGCCCTGGCCCAGGTCTGA
- a CDS encoding DNA-binding protein, with the protein MDAAQQEATARARELQRSWYGEPLGALFRRLIDDLGLNQARLAAVLGLSAPMLSQLMSGQRAKIGNPAVVQRVQALQELAVQVADGSVSAAEATDRMDEVKKSQGGSVLTATSQPGTGSGGPTVRRVVREIQSLLRSVAAAGDIIDAADSLAPAHPELAEFLRVYGAGRTADAVAHYESHQN; encoded by the coding sequence ATGGACGCAGCGCAGCAGGAAGCCACGGCGAGAGCCAGAGAGCTTCAGCGCAGTTGGTACGGAGAGCCGCTGGGGGCGCTCTTCCGTCGCCTGATCGACGACCTCGGGCTCAATCAGGCCAGGCTCGCGGCCGTGCTCGGGCTCTCCGCGCCCATGCTGTCCCAGCTGATGAGCGGCCAACGGGCCAAGATCGGCAATCCGGCCGTCGTCCAGCGCGTCCAGGCCCTCCAGGAGCTCGCCGTCCAGGTCGCCGACGGCAGCGTCAGCGCCGCCGAGGCCACCGACCGGATGGACGAGGTCAAGAAGTCGCAGGGCGGTTCCGTCCTCACCGCCACGAGCCAGCCCGGCACCGGCTCGGGCGGGCCGACCGTGCGCCGCGTGGTCCGCGAGATCCAGTCCCTGTTGCGCTCCGTGGCCGCCGCCGGCGACATCATCGACGCCGCCGACTCGCTCGCCCCGGCCCACCCGGAACTGGCAGAGTTCCTCCGGGTGTACGGCGCCGGGCGCACCGCCGACGCGGTCGCCCACTACGAGTCGCACCAGAACTGA
- a CDS encoding DUF5324 family protein encodes MTRMDSVRAATGSAKESVLHAAEVVAPYAGTAKDQATLYAHEARAMLAPKLSKAAQQARAQARVQYDSYVAPRVPPRVDAAAHRAAVKTRYAARQAADYTVPRVESAVAATGPVLEEAGARSTAAWAALRGQVTPKEIQKIVRKHERRARAGRLAKGLVVLGVLAGGVFAAWKWWDKQANPDWLVEPPAPTEMDEDSSLSPVDGKGTPLDTEAEIDAEADADADAAAAAEAAERDERR; translated from the coding sequence GTGACCCGCATGGACAGCGTGCGCGCCGCGACAGGATCGGCGAAGGAGAGCGTCCTGCACGCCGCGGAAGTGGTGGCGCCGTACGCCGGCACGGCCAAGGACCAGGCCACGCTCTACGCGCACGAGGCGCGGGCGATGCTCGCGCCGAAGCTCTCGAAGGCCGCTCAACAGGCCCGGGCGCAGGCTCGTGTGCAGTACGACTCGTATGTCGCACCACGTGTACCGCCACGGGTCGACGCGGCCGCACACCGTGCGGCGGTCAAGACCCGCTATGCCGCCCGTCAGGCGGCCGACTACACCGTTCCGCGCGTCGAGAGCGCGGTCGCCGCGACCGGTCCCGTCCTGGAGGAGGCCGGGGCGCGTTCCACCGCCGCCTGGGCCGCGCTGCGCGGTCAGGTGACGCCGAAGGAAATCCAGAAGATCGTGAGGAAGCACGAGCGTCGGGCCAGGGCCGGACGCCTCGCCAAGGGACTCGTCGTCCTCGGCGTACTGGCCGGCGGCGTGTTCGCCGCCTGGAAGTGGTGGGACAAGCAGGCCAATCCCGACTGGCTGGTCGAGCCTCCCGCACCCACCGAGATGGACGAGGACTCCTCGCTGTCGCCCGTGGACGGCAAGGGGACTCCCCTCGACACGGAGGCGGAGATCGATGCGGAGGCGGACGCCGATGCGGATGCCGCGGCCGCCGCAGAAGCCGCCGAACGCGACGAGCGCCGCTGA
- a CDS encoding peptidylprolyl isomerase: MAEQLYAILKTSLGDIEVRLMPFHAPKTVRNFVDLASGEREWTHPATGKVSSDPLYDGTVFHRVIKGFMIQGGDPLGNGTGGPGYEFADEFHPELFFDRPYLLAMANAGPGTNGSQFFVTVGPATWLNRKHTIFGEVVDKESRKVVDAIAATATDPHTERPLQDVVIESVVVEKR; encoded by the coding sequence GTGGCCGAGCAGCTGTACGCGATCCTCAAGACGAGCCTGGGAGACATCGAGGTGCGGCTGATGCCGTTCCACGCCCCGAAGACGGTTCGGAACTTCGTCGACCTCGCCTCCGGCGAGCGCGAGTGGACGCACCCCGCCACCGGCAAGGTCTCCTCGGACCCGCTCTACGACGGAACGGTCTTCCACCGGGTCATCAAGGGATTCATGATCCAGGGCGGCGACCCGCTGGGGAACGGCACGGGCGGACCGGGCTACGAGTTCGCCGACGAGTTCCACCCGGAACTCTTCTTCGACCGCCCCTACCTGCTGGCCATGGCCAACGCCGGCCCGGGCACCAACGGCTCGCAGTTCTTCGTCACCGTCGGCCCCGCGACCTGGCTGAACCGCAAGCACACCATCTTCGGCGAGGTCGTGGACAAGGAGAGCCGGAAGGTCGTGGACGCCATCGCGGCCACCGCGACCGACCCCCACACCGAGCGTCCGCTCCAGGACGTGGTCATCGAGTCCGTGGTGGTCGAGAAGCGCTGA
- a CDS encoding rhomboid family intramembrane serine protease — protein MDTQPGLLRCYRHPEAETGIRCARCERPICTQCMISASVGFQCPECVRGGSGTGHAADANQPRTLAGGRMAADERFVTKILIAINLALFIAVQVVGDRLVDDLALIGGAYLPSGELVGVSDGEWYRLLTSAFLHQEVPHFLFNMLGLWVIGGIVEPELGRIRYAALCLLAGLSGSALAYLLSPQNQFSLGASGVVYGLIGAWAVLARRQRQDMRPVVLFVGLSLLITFTRPGISWEAHVGGLVAGALVAYAMVHAPRARRDLVQYGACALVLLIDLGIVLARSAALT, from the coding sequence ATGGACACGCAGCCCGGTCTGTTGCGCTGCTACCGCCACCCGGAGGCCGAGACCGGCATCCGCTGCGCCCGCTGCGAGAGGCCCATCTGCACGCAGTGCATGATCTCCGCCTCCGTGGGCTTCCAGTGCCCCGAGTGCGTGCGGGGCGGCTCGGGGACGGGTCACGCCGCCGACGCCAACCAGCCCCGGACGCTCGCGGGCGGCCGGATGGCGGCGGACGAGCGGTTCGTCACCAAGATCCTCATCGCGATCAACCTGGCGCTGTTCATCGCCGTCCAGGTGGTGGGCGACCGGCTCGTCGACGACCTGGCGCTCATCGGCGGCGCGTACCTGCCGAGCGGTGAGCTGGTCGGGGTCTCGGACGGCGAGTGGTACCGCCTGCTGACCTCCGCCTTCCTCCACCAGGAGGTCCCGCACTTCCTCTTCAACATGCTGGGCCTGTGGGTGATCGGCGGGATCGTCGAACCCGAGCTCGGGCGGATCCGGTACGCGGCCCTCTGTCTGCTCGCCGGGCTCTCCGGCTCCGCGCTCGCCTATCTGCTCTCCCCGCAGAACCAGTTCTCGCTGGGCGCCTCCGGCGTCGTCTACGGCCTGATCGGCGCCTGGGCCGTGCTGGCCCGACGGCAGCGGCAGGACATGCGGCCGGTGGTCCTCTTCGTGGGGCTGTCGTTGCTCATCACGTTCACCCGTCCGGGGATCTCGTGGGAGGCGCACGTCGGCGGTCTGGTGGCCGGCGCCCTGGTCGCGTACGCGATGGTGCACGCGCCGCGGGCCCGTCGGGACCTCGTGCAGTACGGGGCCTGTGCGCTGGTGCTCCTGATCGACCTGGGGATCGTGCTCGCCCGTTCGGCAGCGCTCACCTGA